The genomic interval GAAGGTTTGGGAGTGGTAAAAGGATTGGTGGgttttggattatttttggaGCCACACTCATGGTCTTGTAAAGActacatttgtaaaacaaggacagttttgtttttcttttttcaaagaattgtGTGGCTACCTCAATGATACTGAAGGACTAACATACCCATTTACCTATGTTggaaagttttacttttcctcATTTAGCTTAGGGGAGAAGGCCTCTTCCAAAATTCCAATCAGGATCTGAATATCAGCTATGGTTAATTTAGTCAGACCAGTGGCCTCCTATTTTGGTAATCTATGTACAAACATTTTTGAGGATCTTCCCTAGGTTTAAGAAATTTGTGAGGGTGGTTCCCTTGCCCCTCAAGAAACATAGTGGCCCCTAACTTAGTTAATAAACCTCTTCCCATTAAAGGGATGGGACAATCAGGCACAAACAGAAAGGAATGTAAAAACAGCTGGCCATTGATGTTGCACAAAAGGGGTTCCAGGAAAGTGTGGCCCTGCCTTTTCCCTGACACCCCCATTACATACTCTTTATGGTTACTAAGTTTTCCAATCCTTTGGGTTAAGACCGGAAAGGTTGCACCAGTATCTATAAGCAAAATTCTATCAGGAGGCCTGCCACATCAATGACCACCCAAGGCTCAACATTTATTATGTAGATGGTATCTCTAGGCAGAGCCACTTTTGGCCTCGGGCTCCCTCAGTCTTCTGATTGTGAAACCCCGTCAATGGCCGAGGGGCCCCCATCACTCTCCGGTGTCTGGGGCATTCCTTCTTCCAATGCCCTGGCTGTTTGCAAAGAGCACATTGATCGCAACTCTCCTTCCAGTGCCCCTTTTGTCCACACAGGGCACATTGGTCCTGTCTGGGTATTCATGGGCCCAGTGGTCCAGGAAAAGCCGGCCTCGCAGTTGGTGGTCTCTGAGCAGACAAAACCACTGCAATCATTTGCACCTTTTGCATATTTCTCTCCGTGCGTTCAGCATTTTTGGCCATATACTTATTACTGAAAACCAAATAAGCCAATTGGAGCAAATCGTTCTTTGGAGTCTGAAGACCAGCAGTTGCTTTCTGAATTTTGCGCCTGATGGCTGGGGCAGACTGGGCCATGAAATGCATAGCCAGAAGGGCCTGTaccttgggggaggagggatccaAGTTCATTCGGGATCCATGGCCCTGTATGGTGAGGTCCCCTAGTTGGCATTCTAGAGGTTGTAAGAACAAATGGTTTTGTACTTCTCCAGAAACTCCCGTGACCGGGATAGACTGAGATGTTTTCTGTGCCACTTTGGTGTTTACCACAGAATATGTGACACCGTATCTATTAGAAGGTCAATCAACTTATTCCTCACTGTCAATGTTACCTGGGGGCTCTTGTGGGAAAATTAGAATTGGGCGCCTCAAGTCCAAGGGAGTCCCCGGGCCTCTTAGAGGATATCAGAGCAAGGGAAATTGCCCTGCTGCGGAAACGGCTCCCGGTCCAAATTGGGTGCTCTGTTGGGTCTTAGATGGTGATACTAAACCAGGTTCCTGTGCTCCAGGGGTTAACATAGAAACTACTATTTGATCCCCATGGGTAAGGGAAATAGGAGGTGGTGAATATGTTGGCGGCATGGGTCGGAGGGCAGTTGGAACAACTGCCGGTGCAGCTTGCTCGGCCATTGGGGGAGCTGGATAGGCTAGAGGGAGgtttaagttttgaaataaaatacccccactctcattttctccctcttccccttgtAGAATAGGTTCCCCCTTAGATTTTCTTTCAGACCGCTGCACCATAAGGTGGCAGCCCTCTGACTCCTTTTCCTCCTGATGCAATAGCATAAATGCTTCTACATATGGAATCTTATCTCTTTTCCCTGCTCTTTTGCAAAACATTTCTAACTGCGATATCATATAATAATTGAGTGAGCCATTCAGGGGCCATTGTTCTTCTGATCCTAGCATATATTGGATCCGCACCCTATTACAATAGTATATCATATCTTTCTTAGTCATAGGCTCACAGCTatgttttgcccatttatctAATATATGCCCCAAAGGGCTCTCCTTTGGGATAGATGgagtatttcccatttttataagttTGATAACACCAGAACACAAAAGACACATATTccaacacaaaaagcacaaattcCAACAtcaacacacacaaaactaaAACCAAACCCAACAAACCGGTTCTCAAAATCAGGTAGAGTCCAACAACAATTCCCCTCTCCAACAGGGTACCCCAACCAAAAAAACTGGTTTGTCCCATAAAGGAAAAGCCCAAATTGAGGGGGGAATATGTTCTAATGTGCACGCCAGAGCGACTTACTCTCCAAAATCGAGTCTGTCGACTCATAGAAGTTTGTCTGTTCCTTGCTTCAACTGCCAAGAGCTGGGGTAGCCGGTGCCGCTTCAGGGAATTTTGAAGGGAAGATCTTCAGGACAAATGGTCCCCGCAGCTGCTAGGGCCTTGCCCCAATATTCCCTGACTGGCGCCGCCTAGCCATGAGTAGCAAGGCTCCTGGCTGGCTAAGCTAAatttgttaccgagtccaagatCGCTCTGCTCgccgcacaacaggccaataaattgggagacgaggtgttgagacAAGGAATAGCGACTGTATTCGGAAAGTCGGCAGACTGAGTAGATGGCAGACTAGGGTCCCCCCAAAAAcccatcttatcggggtctggatgccagtttcttttatagaatcagagagggaagtaaagtaaaaagtcAGAATAGATAGGGAGAAGTggggaggaagtaaagtaaaaagggccatcagtcttgaAAAACAtctggaatggccagccttggggaggggatgtgttaatttcttttttcttgcagccattcacaggtgggtagggttccctgaggcaggccgttatgtatgattataataacaaaagcaacgaaaagcaaaggctaaagtcgaagaaacagatccaacatggagtcaaaaTTGGCTCTTCCTTGCTAcaatattttttctaactttttacaGTAGTCCCCTGTTATCCACGGGGGTTACGTTCCAAGAACCCCAGTGGCTGTCTGACACTAGGGATAATACCAAACCCTGTTTGGTATATACCCTgctttttcctatacatacatacctatgataaagtttaatttatgaattaggcacagtaagagattaacaacaataactaataataaaatagaacaattataacagtaTATTGTAATAAAGTTGTATGAGTGTGTCTCCCTcttaaatatcttattgtacaaattcagtgtcttttccatcttaacttttgcagtttgaggtgcgacagcaaaactagcatgaatttctttttctttcttcacaatttcatggatagaagattcGTTCTTACAGTAGaccttagcaacctcagcatatgattttttttcattccttaagtcaagaactttcactttttcacttaaaggaagcattTTATGGCCTCTCTTCAGTATATCCAAATTGCTAGCAccactactcttgcactttggagccattattaactaaaataagagttacttgaacacaagcactatGATACTGCAACAGTCAACCTGATAACAGAGATGCTACTAAGTGACTCACAGATgggatatgctggacaaagggatgattcacctCCTGGGGCGGGATGGAATGGGATGGCACCAGAtttgcacaatttaaaacttatgaattatttatttctggagttttccatttaatatttttggactgcAGTTGACCGTGGGTAAGTGGAACTGCACATAGTGAAACCGCGATAAGGAAAGGATACTGTACATAGACTTTCTTCTATAAAATTTGGATTACATTACATGTAGTCCAAatcctttcttttatcttttagcATTACACTGTGAGCATTTCCCACATCTTAAAATTTTCAAGACTGTGACTTTTGTTGGCACAtcatatttaattaaatgtgaTAACTATTTTCAGTCAGCATTTATGTGTGTCTTTTTTGCTATCAGTTATTTTTTAAGCTTATTATATGTGCTTAAAATTCATCTCCAATTAATCCTCAATATAAACTTTATCTAAACCTCTGGTGACACCTCTTCTTTTTTCATCTGATAAATATCTGAATCTTTGAAAAGAAAGTGgtaatagaaacagaaagagatgagagaaaatggaaataatgataggAAATTGTCACTAAAGCTGCTATAAGTTGGGAGGTGTTACCTGTGGTTTTGAATGAATGTGTAATAATAACGGCAATATTTGTAAtgatggaataaaaaagaatttgtttttttaaaaaatacatttttggcaTCCTCAAGAAATAATATGTCTGTCATTAATGCCTTGGTGCTAAGAAAAAGCCTGTTTGGAGTATTTCTTTGCTATCTGTTGTCAATCTTCTCTACTCTCATTCTCTATCTTCCTGAAGCCATGGGAATAAAGAAGAGTTCTCCTGCAGAGGAATACAACTTGCTGTGGAATGGTTTCTAGATAAAGGCCATAAAGACATTACTGTATTTGTGCCTGCGTGGAGAAAGGAGCAATCCCGCCCTGATGCACCAATTACAGGTACCATTTCAAATAAGTCATTTCTTCTCATCCAGAGGCAAAGCTGTCAAGATAGTTTGGGGAGACTTTGATGCTCCCAAATTAGATAAttacttttctaaatttattaagtatacttaaaatgttttttattaagtatattttaaagcatatttttccTGATCCAAATAAACCATTGTGCTGTGGCATACAGCAATTAAATAGAGACTTCAATTTCAGGCAAAGAATAAAGCACACAGTTGAAAAAAAGGagtgtttttttctatttgaccATAGACTTCAGACTAAAGGGGGATGAATCTGAGTTTTCCAAAATACTAAAGAAACCATGGTAGACAATGGATCTTATTCTGTACCAGATAAGTGACTGTGGGATTTGCAAATTAGGGGgtagaatagaaaaagagaaaagtcccATGGCATTCAGAGCGAACTTATCCATGAGGCACAGTAGGCCCAGTGCCTAGGGCCCATGATAGATACTTTTAGGGTCccatgtaaaagttttaattttattatttttttaacatcagaGGGGAAAATTGAATATAACAATGAATGTATAATAATGTACCtaactggattatttgtttttataccaACCCAGttgtaaagtataatttttaatatttctttaatggaAGAAGGGACCCATGAAAGCAAAAGTGCCTAAAGTCCACAAAAGTCATGATGTGGCCCTATTAGCAGGAGGATCACTACATTCACTTGTAGTAGTATATGAAGCTAGCTCTTTACAGCATTTGAGAGCATAAATGACCCAGTCCTCTGAGTATCAGCTCTTGCCTGTTGTGCAAAATGAGAAGGTTCAGTGAATGGCTGTCAGAACTGTGTCATGGAGCTATCTGCCAGCTGCTGAACAGGCTCTCAGCCTCAGTCTGAGAGTGGATCCTGGCTTCTTTCCTCAGTAATTAAGAAGCTAAAAGGAAAAGGGGTCAGTACTCACATGCTACACCTTAAGTTTTTCCTTAGTCATGGCTTTCCCTCAGGCAGAAGGCAAAAATGTTGTCCCTAGGAGGGATGCTTTATTCTCCTTCTGGCTGACACATCCTCAGCATACTGCCCTGGTTTCTTCAGCAACCAAAAGCTGGTGCTTCAGCCAAAGGGCAAAACAAGCCTCAAGAATGCTAGGGTATCAGTGTTATTTCTCACTGTTCATGGTAGGTTTTAAAAACTTAGATGCCATTGAatctatttccttcattttatcagaaagaaaactggaatgcAAAGGGGaaggtaacttgcctaaggtcacaatCCAAATTGGTGCCATAGCCAGGAATAGAGGCCACTTTCTCTCTAAGGGCAAATAATATATTAATCTAGTACCAACTTTTGTATTTGTAATATGGGGATAATGCTGTTGATTTCCAAAGGTTATTTCTACCCTCTGGCGTATAATCCATATTTCAACAGATCAAGATATCCTACGTAAACTGGAGAAGGAAAAGATTCTTGTCTTCACACCATCCAGAAGGGTCCAGGGCAGGAGAGTTGTTTGCTATGATGACCGGTTCATAGTCAAACTGGCTTTTGATTCTGATGGCATCATTGTATCCAATGATAACTACCGAGACCTTCAAATTGAAAAGCCAGAATGGAAGAAGTTTATAGAGGAGCGGTTGCTGATGTATTCTTTTGTGAATGACAAGTATGTTTCTTTCCTGTAGGCTCTGAATAGCCTAAATCCGAGTTATTACTAGGGatagatttcatttcatttcaataaacatttgctggaCACTTACTGTGTACAGTGCATTATGCTGGTCACCATGGGGATAAAAGGCTGAATGAGTAACAGGACTCACCCTTAAGAGGCTCAAAGTGtactggagaagagagagagattcccaCAATGTGTCGTGATATGTGCTatggttagaattttttaaaattgctttgtcTATGTGAAATGATAGGAAAAAGCCTCACAGAGGAGATAACATTTGAGATGAAGTTTACTGCAGAGGAAAGAGGGCTGCTGGGCATTTCAGGTAAAGAAGACATCATGAATAAAGCTACAAAGATGTGAAAGTGGGTTGCATGTTGGGGGAACCAGCAGGCATGCCAGTATGTCTGGAACTTATAATCCACAGAAGAATGACGCACGGGAAAAATCATTCCTTTTTTGTGTTCAAGTGGAAACAGAGGGAAGAACTGCTGGCTTAGCAGAAGATAGACTTGAGGCAGGAAGGGCCATTAGAAGGCTGTGACAACAGTATAGGCAAGAGGTAGTGATGGTCTGAACTCCTGATAAGGGATAGTGGGGACAGAATGGAAGACGTTTAcctcttgcttgcttgcttccaGATTTATGCCTCCAGATGATCCTTTAGGACGCCATGGCCCAAGCCTTGAAAACTTCTTAAGAAAGAGACCCGTTGTTCCCGAACACAAGAAGCAACCATGCCCTTATGGTGAGTACCTATGTGCAGAACCAAGTTCTGTACTGAGAGAAACATAGGAACTCTGTGAATACTTTTCTCTTCAAGGTTTCCCTTTCAAAGGGAAAATCCTGGCTTGTCCACTTTCTTAGTTAAAGTCTGTGTCTTCATGTATTATCAGTTAGGCATTTAAAGAAACATCTTAGAAATTGCATGAGGAAAAGGTAACTAGAATCGAAGGAAAGAATAATTGTCACTAGTTAAAATGATGCATGTGTTCTAGCTGCCTCTGTCCTGAGCAGGGTTGCTGGGTGTAAGGATGTGCAGAAACCCACTTGGCCTATGGAATCAGAAAGGGTAATGCCAAATTGGGTTTGGCCTGAAGAAGGACGTGTCTTTCAGGCAGGTGACTGCACACTCTGTCAACTAATAATACCCTTTTCTTCCAATCTGTACTTTCCAGTTtacttacaaattttattttcatttccttttttaaatatagttttctaGAGTGCTTTCATGATCTTACCCAAGTCCCTGGGATACAAAGTTTGTGAGCCTAATAGTATGACATGGGCTGCCTGGTCTGAGGCTACTTTGAATGTTCATTATTTTTGGATAGTCATTTATTTATAGGATGACTAGGTGTTTGTTCTCAACTATCATTTATTCATATCATAGAGTATTTCatgttcattattttcatttaatccttacaatgacCCTATAATAAAGGCATTATTATGAACCTTGTTTACATAataggaaaatgaggcacagaaagtAAAATCACTTACCAAGGTCATGGGGCTAGTAAGTGACATGGCTGGAATTCAAACTCTGGTCTGACCGGCCTCCAAGCCGGTGCTCTTTGCACTGAACCACCCTGCCTGCTGCTGCCCTACACTGCCTTAGCATGTGGGTTATGCCTAGGCAAAGTTGTGAATTACAGGAAAATGAAGGCTGTTCAATGGCTCAACTCTTAGCTTTCGCATTGCAGTTTCCTCCCCAGGTTTccacttcttccctctcccctcacagTGTGTGATGCCACCATGGTGTTGTCTGTCTCCCATCTTTATGAACAGTTAATTTTCTGCCTTAACCCCAAACAGTAAAACTCTAACCTGAGTGACCAGATTGTTACGACAGCTTCTGGCACAGAGAGTTGCACCACTCTGAGAGAGAGTCTTACCACAAGGCATTATTTTTCAGGCAAAAAATGCACCTACGGCCACAAGTGCAAATACTACCATCCGGAGCGGGCCAACCAACCGCAGCGTTCGGTGGCTGATGAGCTCCGCATCAGTGCCAAACTGTCCACAGTGAAAACCATGAGTGAAGGCACCCTGGCCAAGTGTGGTACAGGGTTGTCTAGTACCAAAGGTGACATAACCTCAGAAGTCAAACGTGTGGCCCCCAAGCGCCAATCGGATCCCAGCATCCGTTCCGTGGCTGTGGAGCCTGAGGAATGGCTGTCCATTGCCCGTAAGCCTGAGGCCAGCTCTGTCCCCTCACTTGTGACTGCTCTAAGTGTCCCCACAATCCCACCCCCCAAAAGCCATGCAGTGGGTGCACTCAACACCCGTTCAGCCAGCAGCCCGGTGCCAGGATCCTCTCATTTCTCCCACCAGAAGTCCTCACTGGAGCACATGACCAGCATGCAGTACCCCCCAATCCTGGTTACCAATAGCCATGGGACCCCTATTAGCTACGCTGAGCAATACCCAAAGTTTGAGTCCTTGGGGGACCACGGCTACTATTCAATGTTAGGCGACTTCTCCAAATTGAACATCAACAGCATGCATAATAGAGAGTACTACATGGCTGAAACAGACCGGGGGTTGTATGCCCGGAATCCCAACCTCTGTCCTGACAATCGTATGAGCCATAGCAGGAACGACAGCTATTCCTCTTACAACAACCTGTATTTGGCTGTAGCTGATACTCATCCTGAAGGTAGTTTGAAGCTGCATCGCTCAGCATCTCAGAACCATCTTCAGCCTTTTCCTCATGGTTACCATGAAGCCTTAACGCGAGTGCAGAGCTATGGCCCAGAGGACTCTAAGCAAGCCCCTAACAAGCAATCAGTCCCCCACTTAGCTCTGCATGCCCAGCACCCGACAACTGGAGCACACTCCAGCTGTCCTGGAGACTATCCCATGCCTCCCAATATCCATCCTGGGGCAACTCCCCAGCCAGGACGTGC from Balaenoptera musculus isolate JJ_BM4_2016_0621 chromosome X, mBalMus1.pri.v3, whole genome shotgun sequence carries:
- the ZC3H12B gene encoding probable ribonuclease ZC3H12B; the encoded protein is MTATAAVETPKMKKNASKEEKQQPEQENTEQGNADSEELLSSESDPEQLSLKSSSNDNSCQPGDVQLKKKEIPSKPHRQLCRSPCLDHPSFSQSSTLQDGKLDLEKEYQTKMDFALKLGYAEEQIQLVLNKLGPESLINDVLAELVRLGNKGDLEGQLNLSLLVPRGPSSREVASPELSLEDEIDNSENLRPVVIDGSNVAMSHGNKEEFSCRGIQLAVEWFLDKGHKDITVFVPAWRKEQSRPDAPITDQDILRKLEKEKILVFTPSRRVQGRRVVCYDDRFIVKLAFDSDGIIVSNDNYRDLQIEKPEWKKFIEERLLMYSFVNDKFMPPDDPLGRHGPSLENFLRKRPVVPEHKKQPCPYGKKCTYGHKCKYYHPERANQPQRSVADELRISAKLSTVKTMSEGTLAKCGTGLSSTKGDITSEVKRVAPKRQSDPSIRSVAVEPEEWLSIARKPEASSVPSLVTALSVPTIPPPKSHAVGALNTRSASSPVPGSSHFSHQKSSLEHMTSMQYPPILVTNSHGTPISYAEQYPKFESLGDHGYYSMLGDFSKLNINSMHNREYYMAETDRGLYARNPNLCPDNRMSHSRNDSYSSYNNLYLAVADTHPEGSLKLHRSASQNHLQPFPHGYHEALTRVQSYGPEDSKQAPNKQSVPHLALHAQHPTTGAHSSCPGDYPMPPNIHPGATPQPGRALVMTRMDSISDSRLYESNPMRQRRPPLCREQHASWDPLPCATDSYGYHSYPLSNSLMQPCYEPVMVRSVPEKMEQLWMNPWVGMCNDSREHMIPEHQYQTYKNLCNIFPSNIVLAVMEKNPHTADAQQLAALIVSKLRAAR